A window of the Bradyrhizobium diazoefficiens genome harbors these coding sequences:
- a CDS encoding putative DNA modification/repair radical SAM protein codes for MDVQRKLVILADAAKYDASCASSGTEKRDSSDGKGMGSTAPGMGICHSYAPDGRCISLLKVLLTNACNYDCLYCVNRASSNVPRARFTIDEVVKLTLDFYRRNYIEGLFLSSGIIRSPDYTMEQVVSVARKLREEHHFRGYIHLKTIPEADDALIAEAGKYADRLSINIEMPEETSLQQFAPEKDVRAIRRTMGRLRLKLDEAEDNCSTKTKAKPQRFAPAGQSTQMIVGADGANDHTILHTSANLYGSYRLRRVYYSAFSPIPDASRALPLVQPPLLREHRLYQADWLMRFYGFDVGEIVDDSAMLPLDIDPKLAWALRHRDRFPLDVNRASREELLRVPGFGTKAVERIIATRRTTTIRLSDLARLHVPRNKALPFIVLSDHRPRPHHLDEARLIDRFKSKTTQLGFGF; via the coding sequence ATGGACGTACAACGCAAGCTGGTGATCCTGGCAGACGCCGCCAAGTACGATGCCTCCTGTGCCTCCAGCGGCACCGAAAAGCGGGATTCCAGCGACGGCAAGGGCATGGGCTCGACCGCGCCCGGCATGGGCATCTGTCATTCCTACGCGCCGGACGGACGCTGCATCTCGCTGCTCAAGGTGCTGCTCACCAACGCCTGCAATTACGACTGCCTCTATTGCGTCAACCGCGCCTCCTCGAACGTGCCGCGCGCCCGCTTCACCATCGACGAGGTGGTCAAGCTGACGCTCGATTTCTACCGGCGCAATTACATCGAGGGATTGTTTCTTTCCTCCGGCATCATTCGCAGCCCCGACTACACCATGGAGCAAGTGGTCAGCGTCGCGCGAAAGCTGCGCGAGGAGCATCACTTCCGCGGCTACATCCATCTCAAGACCATTCCGGAGGCCGACGACGCGCTGATCGCGGAGGCCGGCAAATATGCCGACCGTCTCTCCATCAATATCGAGATGCCCGAGGAGACGAGCCTGCAGCAATTCGCGCCGGAAAAAGACGTGCGCGCGATCCGCCGCACCATGGGCCGGCTGCGGCTGAAGCTGGACGAAGCCGAGGACAATTGCAGCACCAAGACGAAGGCGAAACCGCAGCGCTTTGCGCCGGCAGGACAAAGCACGCAGATGATCGTCGGCGCAGATGGCGCGAACGATCACACCATCCTCCACACCAGCGCCAATCTCTACGGTTCATACCGGCTGCGGCGCGTCTATTACTCCGCCTTCAGCCCGATCCCCGATGCCAGCCGCGCGTTGCCTCTGGTACAGCCGCCACTGCTGCGCGAGCACCGGCTCTACCAGGCCGACTGGCTGATGCGGTTCTACGGTTTTGACGTCGGCGAGATCGTCGACGACAGCGCCATGCTGCCGCTCGACATCGATCCAAAGCTCGCCTGGGCGCTGCGCCACCGCGATCGCTTCCCGCTCGACGTCAACCGTGCCAGCCGCGAGGAGCTCTTGCGCGTGCCGGGCTTCGGCACCAAGGCAGTCGAGCGCATCATCGCGACGCGGCGCACCACCACGATCCGCCTTTCCGATCTGGCGCGGCTGCACGTGCCCCGCAACAAGGCGCTGCCGTTCATCGTGCTCAGCGATCACCGGCCTAGGCCACATCACCTCGACGAGGCGCGGCTGATCGATCGGTTCAAGTCGAAAACAACGCAACTGGGGTTTGGCTTCTGA
- a CDS encoding ImuA family protein: MILSPNRSHFGGSCATARMSALATLRSQIERIETAEVVHHHDRVALGHGEVDRALKGGLARAAIHEVFCEGRQGAAATGFVTGLAGRVTVRKPLLWVRQDFSELETGALSMSGLAELGLDPRRVVMVRAADVESALRTSADALACDALGAVVLELWGETRQFDLVASRKLTLAAQSSGVTGLLLRMAAQPLPSTAETRWMLRAAHSPPGSAWSAWGAPRFDVELLRNRHGPCGRWIMEWKCDECQFNEPSAYPQPVAAAPADRPDPAVLQQRRAG, translated from the coding sequence ATGATCTTGTCGCCAAACCGCTCACACTTTGGCGGATCATGCGCCACCGCACGCATGAGCGCGCTTGCGACCTTGCGCAGCCAGATCGAACGGATCGAGACGGCGGAGGTCGTGCATCATCACGACCGCGTCGCGCTCGGCCACGGTGAGGTGGACCGCGCGTTGAAAGGCGGGCTCGCGCGCGCGGCGATCCACGAGGTGTTTTGCGAGGGGCGTCAGGGTGCGGCCGCGACGGGTTTTGTCACCGGTCTTGCGGGCCGCGTCACGGTGCGCAAGCCGTTGCTGTGGGTGCGGCAGGATTTCTCGGAACTTGAAACTGGCGCGCTGTCGATGAGCGGGCTCGCCGAGCTCGGCCTCGATCCGCGCCGGGTGGTGATGGTGCGTGCGGCTGATGTCGAGAGCGCGCTGCGCACCTCGGCCGATGCGCTCGCCTGCGATGCGCTCGGCGCCGTTGTGCTCGAGCTCTGGGGCGAGACCAGGCAGTTCGATCTGGTGGCAAGCCGCAAGCTGACGCTGGCCGCGCAATCGTCCGGCGTCACCGGCCTCTTGTTGCGGATGGCGGCGCAGCCATTGCCCTCGACGGCGGAGACGCGATGGATGCTGCGCGCCGCGCATTCGCCGCCGGGGTCAGCATGGAGTGCTTGGGGCGCGCCGCGCTTCGATGTCGAGCTGTTGCGTAATCGTCATGGCCCGTGTGGCCGGTGGATCATGGAATGGAAATGTGATGAGTGCCAGTTCAATGAACCGTCGGCGTATCCTCAGCCTGTGGCTGCCGCGCCTGCCGATCGACCGGATCCAGCGGTTCTTCAGCAGCGCCGGGCTGGGTAG
- a CDS encoding inorganic phosphate transporter: MSDVALPGSIEPALSKGPDLNRGFHPLTGVIYMGVIAAALLFVAYSIWVDVDAAGAQVKSFAPFLLLFVALLIALGFEFVNGFHDTANAVATVIYTRSLPAHVAVVWSGMFNLFGVLLSSGAVAFGIVSLLPVELILQVGSSAGFAMVFALLISAIIWNVGTWYFGLPASSSHTLIGSIMGVGIMNAILHGRSGTSGVDWSQATNIGKALLLSPLFGFALAAGLLLILRSALLRATPALFGEPKGDQPPPLWIRGILVLTCTLVSFFHGSNDGQKGMGLIMLILIGTVPTAYALNRALPESQIVAFSQNSEAASKIIEGKAAGYSVIGNPRPAVTNYVAQHEVNGGTFPSLAVLVRDIAKQVTTYGSLAKVPADLVGNTRNDMYLVSEALRFLMKDKEAELSAADVAVLNAYKGSLDSATKFIPGWVKIAVAIALGLGTMVGWKRIVVTVGEKIGKTHLTYAQGACAEITAAATIAAADIYGLPVSTTHVLSSGIAGTMAANGSGLQWSTIRNIAMAWVLTLPAAMIISGTLYYLFSHLF, translated from the coding sequence ATGAGTGACGTTGCTTTGCCAGGCTCCATCGAGCCGGCCTTGAGTAAGGGGCCAGACCTCAATCGCGGATTCCATCCGCTCACCGGCGTGATCTATATGGGGGTGATCGCCGCCGCACTGCTCTTCGTCGCCTACAGCATCTGGGTCGACGTCGACGCGGCCGGCGCGCAGGTCAAGAGCTTCGCTCCCTTCCTCCTGCTCTTCGTCGCGCTTCTGATCGCACTCGGCTTCGAGTTCGTGAACGGCTTCCACGACACCGCCAACGCGGTCGCGACCGTGATCTACACCCGCTCGCTGCCCGCCCACGTCGCCGTGGTGTGGTCCGGCATGTTCAACCTGTTCGGCGTGCTGCTGTCCTCCGGCGCAGTCGCGTTCGGCATTGTCTCGCTGCTGCCGGTCGAGCTGATCCTTCAGGTCGGCTCCAGCGCAGGCTTCGCGATGGTGTTCGCGCTGTTGATCTCCGCCATCATCTGGAACGTCGGCACCTGGTATTTCGGCCTGCCGGCCTCGAGCTCGCACACGCTGATCGGCTCGATCATGGGCGTCGGCATCATGAACGCGATCCTGCACGGCCGCAGCGGCACCTCGGGTGTCGACTGGTCCCAGGCCACCAACATCGGCAAGGCGCTGCTGCTGTCGCCGCTGTTCGGTTTCGCGCTTGCCGCCGGCCTGCTGCTGATCCTGCGCAGCGCGCTGCTGCGCGCCACGCCGGCTCTGTTCGGCGAGCCGAAGGGCGACCAGCCGCCGCCCCTGTGGATCCGCGGCATCCTGGTCCTCACCTGCACGCTGGTGAGCTTCTTCCACGGCTCCAATGACGGTCAGAAGGGCATGGGCCTGATCATGTTGATCCTGATCGGCACCGTGCCGACCGCCTACGCGCTCAACCGCGCGCTGCCGGAGAGCCAGATCGTCGCGTTCAGCCAGAACTCGGAGGCCGCGAGCAAGATCATCGAAGGCAAGGCCGCCGGCTACAGCGTGATCGGCAATCCGCGTCCCGCCGTGACCAACTATGTCGCGCAACACGAGGTCAACGGCGGCACGTTCCCGTCGCTTGCCGTGCTGGTGCGCGACATCGCCAAGCAGGTGACCACCTACGGCTCGCTCGCCAAGGTGCCGGCCGACCTCGTCGGCAACACCCGCAACGACATGTACCTCGTCTCGGAAGCGCTCCGCTTCCTGATGAAGGACAAGGAAGCCGAGCTCAGCGCCGCCGACGTCGCCGTGCTCAACGCCTACAAGGGTTCGCTCGACAGCGCCACGAAGTTCATCCCCGGCTGGGTGAAGATCGCGGTCGCCATCGCGCTTGGCCTCGGCACCATGGTCGGCTGGAAGCGCATCGTCGTCACGGTCGGCGAGAAGATCGGCAAGACGCACCTGACCTACGCGCAGGGCGCCTGCGCCGAGATCACTGCGGCCGCCACCATCGCCGCCGCCGACATCTACGGCCTGCCGGTCTCGACCACCCACGTGCTGTCGTCCGGCATCGCCGGCACCATGGCCGCCAACGGCTCCGGCCTGCAATGGTCGACGATCCGCAACATCGCCATGGCCTGGGTGCTGACCCTGCCGGCCGCGATGATCATCTCGGGTACGTTGTACTATCTGTTCTCTCACCTCTTCTGA
- a CDS encoding UdgX family uracil-DNA binding protein (This protein belongs to the uracil DNA glycosylase superfamily, members of which act in excision repair of DNA. However, it belongs more specifically to UdgX branch, whose founding member was found to bind uracil in DNA (where it does not belong), without cleaving it, appears to promote DNA repair by a pathway involving RecA, rather than base excision.), whose amino-acid sequence MQHIILETETDFDGWRKAARTLVLHHAKPTDVTWAVQGGEAELFAPPALSPILEVNDGTFNVSAKFVDLAQAAILHRDPQRFAILYRLLWRLKDNHDLIDVATDPDVGQVTAMARAVHRDEHKMHAFVRFREIGRERAAHYVAWFEPEHHIVELAAPFFARRFADMPWSILTPDLCAHWDGHALSFTPGVSKNEAPGEDRLEETWRRYYASIFNPARLKVKAMQTEMPKKYWRNLPEASIIKPLIEDAERMTGAMIANAATDPHKPQKRPEAPMARKTTANDLESLREEAAHCRACPLYKDATQTVFGEGPKDATIMLVGEQPGDKEDLAGHPFVGPAGQMLDRALVEAGVDRKKIYVTNAVKHFKFVPRGKIRLHQKPTTPEIKACRQWYEREVSAIQPDLVVAMGATAAQSVFGKITPIGKTRGRLIDLPDGRKALVTVHPSYLLRLPDPEAKVLEYQRFVEDLKIAASLQRKSPRAA is encoded by the coding sequence ATGCAGCACATCATCCTCGAAACCGAAACCGATTTCGACGGCTGGCGCAAAGCCGCGCGCACGCTCGTGCTTCATCACGCGAAGCCCACCGATGTCACCTGGGCCGTGCAAGGCGGCGAAGCCGAGTTGTTCGCGCCGCCCGCGCTGTCTCCAATCCTCGAGGTGAACGACGGCACCTTCAACGTCTCGGCAAAATTCGTCGATCTCGCCCAGGCCGCCATCCTGCATCGTGATCCCCAGCGTTTTGCGATCCTCTATCGCCTGCTCTGGCGGCTGAAGGACAATCACGATCTCATCGATGTCGCGACCGATCCCGACGTCGGGCAGGTCACGGCGATGGCAAGAGCGGTTCATCGCGACGAGCACAAGATGCACGCCTTCGTGCGCTTCCGCGAGATCGGCCGCGAGCGCGCCGCGCATTACGTCGCCTGGTTCGAGCCGGAGCATCATATCGTCGAGCTCGCCGCCCCATTCTTCGCCAGGCGCTTTGCCGACATGCCGTGGTCGATCCTGACGCCCGATCTCTGCGCGCATTGGGACGGCCACGCGCTTTCATTCACGCCGGGCGTGAGCAAGAACGAAGCACCGGGCGAGGACCGGCTCGAGGAAACCTGGCGGCGCTATTACGCCAGTATCTTCAATCCGGCGCGGTTGAAGGTGAAGGCGATGCAGACGGAGATGCCGAAGAAATATTGGAGGAACCTGCCCGAGGCTTCGATCATTAAGCCCCTGATCGAGGACGCCGAACGCATGACCGGCGCCATGATCGCCAATGCCGCAACCGATCCGCACAAGCCTCAGAAGCGGCCGGAGGCCCCGATGGCACGCAAGACTACCGCCAATGATCTAGAATCGCTTCGCGAGGAGGCCGCGCATTGCCGCGCCTGCCCGCTCTACAAGGACGCGACGCAGACCGTGTTCGGCGAAGGCCCGAAGGACGCCACCATCATGCTGGTCGGCGAGCAGCCCGGCGACAAGGAAGACCTCGCCGGTCATCCCTTCGTCGGCCCGGCCGGCCAGATGCTCGACCGCGCCCTCGTGGAAGCCGGCGTCGATCGCAAGAAGATCTATGTCACCAACGCGGTGAAGCACTTCAAATTTGTGCCGCGCGGAAAAATTCGTCTGCACCAGAAGCCGACAACGCCGGAGATCAAAGCCTGTCGGCAGTGGTATGAGCGGGAAGTTTCGGCAATCCAGCCCGATCTCGTCGTTGCGATGGGCGCCACCGCCGCGCAAAGCGTGTTCGGAAAGATCACGCCGATTGGCAAGACCCGCGGCCGGCTCATAGACCTCCCCGACGGACGCAAGGCCCTGGTGACGGTGCATCCGTCCTATCTGCTACGGCTGCCCGATCCGGAGGCGAAGGTGCTGGAATATCAGCGCTTTGTCGAAGACCTGAAGATCGCGGCGTCGTTGCAGAGGAAATCCCCGCGCGCCGCCTGA
- a CDS encoding error-prone DNA polymerase, which translates to MKTPDYAEIGITTNFSFLRGGSDPRAYVHQASKLEIPVIGIADHNTLAGVVRAYKELDNDKVLHKPKLLIGARIVFIDGTPDIFVYPRDRAAYGRLCQLLTRGKRGDDITRIEKGECRLTFADLLEFSEGQLLILTLPHRFDDAKALDVLSKLKASRAEGAWLAASLIYRGDDRRRLARLDDLAAQVKVPLLATNEVLYHDPGRRPLQDVLTCIREKTTIEAVGRKLEANAERFMKTPREMARLFRDFPEAIAETMRFADRIDFSLDQLKYQYPDEPVPPGKTAQGHLEDLTWAGVDTYFGGKIDDKLRATLKKELALIAELKYAHYFLTVHDIVHYARSQNILCQGRGSAANSAVCYVLGITSVDPTKVDLLFERFISKERLEPPDIDVDFEHSRREEVMQYVYRRYGRHRAAIIATVIHYRPRSAIRDVGKALGLTEDVTAALADTVWGSWGKGLNDMQVRQAGLDPQNPMINLAVELATELIEFPRHLSQHVGGYVLTQDRLDTYVPIGNAAMDDRTFIEWDKDDVDALNMMKVDVLALGMLTCIRKCFDLIADHKGQRYELSDIKSEDDDEVYQMLQRGESLGVFQVESRAQMNMLPRLKPRTFYDLVIEVAIVRPGPIQGDMVHPYLRRRNGLEKVSYPSPSPDHGDKNELYNVLHKTLGVPLFQEQAMRIAIEAAKFTSEEANGLRRSMATFRNVGTIGQYEEKLIGNMVARGYDANFARSCFDQIKGFGSYGFPESHAASFAQLVYISSWLKYHHPDAFCCGLLNSQPMGFYAPAQIVGDARKNGVEVREIDVSYSFAQNTLENTDDRYCAVRLGFRQIDGFHWLDPDEEFLKREQAKQQGKVYVTQEDWADRIIKARDRQRFTSLEDFARDTGLPKRALILLADADAFRSLGLDRREALWQVRRLPDDVALPLFEAATAREQPDEQAKPLPVMPRPEQVVADYQTIRLSLKGHPMEFLREMFSRERIVACKEISHENERRRVRCAGVVLVRQRPGSASGVVFMTLEDETGIANVVVWPKIMEQYRKEVMGARLIEVQGYIQSSPEKVTHLIAQRMIDRSHDLVGLANDALSRKPSVPAGATVVEPLNDDRRDHADMPAQKIRHPRNVRILPPSRDFH; encoded by the coding sequence ATGAAAACGCCCGATTATGCCGAGATCGGCATCACCACCAATTTCTCCTTCCTGCGCGGCGGCTCGGATCCGCGCGCCTATGTGCATCAGGCGAGCAAGTTGGAAATCCCCGTGATTGGCATCGCCGATCACAACACGCTGGCCGGCGTGGTGCGGGCCTACAAGGAGCTCGACAATGACAAGGTTCTGCACAAGCCAAAGCTGCTGATCGGTGCGCGCATCGTCTTCATCGACGGCACGCCCGATATTTTTGTGTACCCGCGCGACCGCGCCGCCTATGGCCGGCTGTGCCAGCTCCTGACCCGGGGCAAACGCGGCGACGACATCACGCGGATCGAGAAGGGCGAGTGCCGTCTCACCTTCGCTGATCTGCTGGAGTTTTCGGAAGGCCAGCTCCTGATCCTGACATTGCCGCATCGGTTTGATGATGCGAAAGCGCTGGATGTACTTTCAAAACTCAAAGCGAGCCGCGCCGAAGGCGCGTGGCTGGCGGCAAGTCTGATCTATCGCGGTGACGACCGCCGCCGCCTGGCGCGGCTCGACGATCTCGCCGCCCAAGTAAAAGTGCCACTGCTCGCCACCAACGAGGTGCTCTATCACGATCCCGGCCGCCGTCCCCTGCAGGACGTGCTGACCTGCATCCGGGAAAAGACCACGATCGAGGCGGTTGGACGCAAGCTGGAAGCCAATGCAGAGCGCTTTATGAAGACGCCCCGCGAAATGGCGCGGCTGTTCCGCGATTTCCCCGAGGCGATCGCGGAGACCATGCGCTTTGCCGACAGGATCGACTTCTCGCTCGACCAACTCAAATACCAATATCCGGACGAGCCGGTGCCGCCGGGCAAGACCGCACAAGGGCATCTGGAAGATCTGACATGGGCGGGTGTCGACACATATTTCGGCGGCAAGATCGACGACAAGCTGCGCGCCACCCTGAAGAAGGAGCTTGCGCTGATCGCGGAGCTGAAATACGCGCACTATTTCCTCACCGTGCATGACATCGTCCACTACGCGCGCAGCCAGAACATTCTGTGCCAGGGGCGAGGCTCGGCGGCGAACTCGGCCGTGTGCTACGTGCTCGGCATCACCTCGGTCGATCCGACCAAGGTCGATCTGCTGTTCGAGCGCTTCATCTCCAAGGAGCGGCTGGAGCCGCCCGACATCGACGTCGATTTCGAGCATTCGCGCCGCGAAGAGGTGATGCAGTATGTCTATCGCCGCTACGGCCGCCACCGCGCCGCGATCATCGCCACCGTCATCCATTATCGCCCGCGCAGCGCCATCCGCGATGTCGGCAAGGCGCTGGGGCTGACCGAGGACGTCACCGCCGCGCTCGCCGACACCGTCTGGGGCAGCTGGGGCAAGGGTCTCAACGACATGCAGGTCAGGCAGGCCGGGCTCGATCCCCAAAATCCCATGATCAACCTCGCGGTCGAGCTGGCGACCGAGCTGATCGAATTCCCACGCCACCTTTCGCAACATGTCGGCGGCTATGTGCTGACGCAGGACCGGCTCGACACCTATGTGCCGATCGGCAATGCCGCGATGGACGACCGCACCTTCATCGAATGGGACAAGGACGACGTCGACGCACTCAACATGATGAAGGTTGACGTGCTTGCGCTGGGCATGCTGACCTGCATCCGCAAGTGTTTTGACTTGATCGCGGATCACAAGGGGCAGCGTTACGAGCTTTCGGATATCAAGTCGGAGGATGACGACGAAGTTTATCAAATGCTGCAGCGGGGCGAGTCGCTCGGCGTATTCCAGGTCGAGAGCCGCGCCCAGATGAACATGCTTCCGCGCTTGAAACCGCGGACCTTCTACGATCTCGTCATCGAGGTCGCGATCGTGCGCCCGGGTCCGATCCAGGGCGACATGGTGCATCCGTATCTGCGGCGGCGGAACGGCCTGGAGAAGGTGAGCTATCCGTCTCCGTCGCCGGATCACGGCGACAAGAATGAGCTTTACAATGTGCTGCACAAAACGCTGGGCGTTCCGCTGTTCCAGGAGCAGGCGATGCGCATCGCGATCGAGGCGGCGAAATTCACCTCCGAGGAAGCCAACGGCCTGCGCCGCTCGATGGCGACCTTTCGCAATGTCGGCACCATCGGCCAATACGAGGAGAAGTTGATCGGCAACATGGTCGCGCGCGGCTACGATGCCAATTTCGCCAGAAGCTGCTTTGACCAGATCAAGGGTTTTGGCTCCTACGGCTTCCCGGAGAGCCATGCCGCGAGCTTCGCCCAGCTCGTCTATATCTCCTCATGGCTGAAATATCATCATCCCGACGCCTTCTGCTGCGGCCTCTTGAACTCGCAGCCGATGGGCTTTTACGCGCCGGCGCAGATCGTCGGCGACGCCCGCAAGAACGGCGTCGAGGTGCGCGAGATCGACGTGTCCTACAGCTTTGCGCAGAACACGCTGGAGAATACAGATGACAGATATTGTGCCGTTCGCCTGGGCTTCCGCCAGATCGACGGCTTTCACTGGCTCGATCCCGATGAGGAATTTCTCAAAAGGGAGCAGGCGAAGCAGCAGGGCAAGGTGTATGTCACTCAGGAAGACTGGGCCGACCGTATCATCAAGGCTCGCGACCGCCAACGGTTCACCTCGCTCGAAGATTTTGCCCGCGACACTGGCCTGCCCAAGCGCGCGCTGATCCTGCTCGCCGATGCCGATGCGTTCCGCTCGCTCGGGCTCGACCGCCGCGAGGCGCTGTGGCAGGTGCGGCGGCTGCCCGACGATGTGGCGCTGCCGCTGTTCGAGGCGGCCACCGCGCGTGAGCAACCGGACGAGCAGGCCAAGCCGTTGCCGGTGATGCCGCGTCCCGAACAGGTCGTCGCCGACTACCAGACCATCAGGCTGTCACTCAAAGGCCATCCCATGGAATTCCTGCGCGAGATGTTTTCGCGCGAGCGGATCGTCGCCTGCAAGGAGATCAGCCATGAGAACGAGCGGCGCCGCGTTCGCTGCGCCGGCGTGGTGCTGGTGCGGCAGCGGCCGGGCAGCGCCAGTGGCGTCGTGTTCATGACGCTGGAGGACGAAACCGGTATCGCCAATGTCGTGGTGTGGCCCAAGATCATGGAGCAGTACCGGAAAGAGGTGATGGGCGCGCGCCTCATCGAGGTCCAGGGCTATATCCAGAGCAGTCCCGAGAAGGTGACGCATCTGATCGCCCAGCGCATGATCGACCGCTCGCACGATCTGGTCGGCCTGGCCAACGATGCCCTGAGCCGCAAGCCTTCAGTCCCGGCAGGCGCCACTGTGGTCGAGCCGCTCAACGATGACCGCCGCGACCACGCGGACATGCCGGCCCAAAAAATCCGCCACCCCCGCAACGTCCGCATCCTGCCGCCGTCGCGGGATTTCCATTGA
- a CDS encoding Y-family DNA polymerase: MSASSMNRRRILSLWLPRLPIDRIQRFFSSAGLGRTNDPSIVVIKDNNALVIHALDEAAERLGLHIGQALANARAMCPDLKVFDADVVADAKTLSDIADWCDRFTPLVALDPPHGLFLDITGCAHLFGGEAALLQTLVRSLARQGFAVSAAIAGTSVCARTLTRQATGSIVADGGEAAAIDRFPVSALGADEAITTGLRRAGLKTIGDVASRAPSEITARFGARFSTLLAHALGQGDAPISPRKPLPDYIVEKRFAEPIATDTMIAMTLSRLADTLITSMEKQGKGARRLEAAFFRTDGVVRAIMVETGRPVTRSAVIDRLFRERLDALADPLDPGFGFDMVRLSASRTEIVVQEQRDLDAHVHDNDELAALIDRIAARIGGKRVVVHLPEDTHIPEQAVLAAPAQHHLAAAMQAEWPARAESEPPLRPLRLFDKPEPVTVPFATVPDGPPHQFTWRRAKHAVVRVEGPERIAMEWWRQDGKQLTRDYFRIEDAEGLRFWIFRDGLYEGEVFDADGKLASPGWYVHGLFA, from the coding sequence ATGAGTGCCAGTTCAATGAACCGTCGGCGTATCCTCAGCCTGTGGCTGCCGCGCCTGCCGATCGACCGGATCCAGCGGTTCTTCAGCAGCGCCGGGCTGGGTAGAACCAATGATCCGAGCATCGTTGTCATCAAGGACAACAACGCGCTGGTGATCCATGCGCTGGATGAAGCCGCCGAGCGCCTTGGTCTGCATATTGGTCAGGCGCTCGCGAATGCACGGGCGATGTGCCCGGACCTGAAAGTGTTCGACGCCGATGTCGTGGCCGACGCGAAGACGCTGAGCGACATCGCCGACTGGTGCGACCGCTTCACCCCGCTGGTGGCGCTCGATCCGCCGCACGGGCTGTTCCTCGACATCACCGGCTGCGCGCATCTGTTCGGCGGCGAGGCAGCATTGTTGCAGACGCTGGTCCGGTCGCTCGCGCGCCAGGGCTTTGCCGTCAGTGCGGCGATTGCCGGCACCTCGGTCTGCGCGCGCACGCTGACACGGCAGGCCACGGGCTCCATCGTTGCCGATGGCGGGGAGGCAGCGGCGATCGACCGGTTTCCGGTGTCCGCACTCGGTGCGGACGAAGCCATTACCACCGGCCTGCGCCGCGCCGGGCTGAAAACCATCGGCGATGTCGCTTCGCGCGCGCCGAGCGAAATCACGGCGCGGTTCGGCGCGCGGTTCTCGACCTTGCTTGCGCATGCGCTGGGGCAGGGCGATGCGCCGATCAGCCCGCGCAAGCCGCTGCCCGACTACATCGTGGAAAAACGTTTCGCCGAACCGATCGCGACCGACACCATGATCGCGATGACGCTGTCGCGGCTGGCGGACACGTTGATCACCTCCATGGAAAAGCAGGGCAAGGGCGCACGGCGCCTTGAGGCCGCGTTCTTCCGGACCGACGGCGTGGTGCGCGCGATCATGGTCGAGACCGGACGTCCCGTGACGCGAAGTGCGGTGATCGACCGGCTGTTCCGCGAGCGGCTCGATGCGCTTGCCGACCCTCTCGATCCCGGCTTCGGCTTCGACATGGTGCGGCTGTCGGCGAGCCGCACCGAGATCGTGGTGCAGGAGCAGCGCGATCTCGATGCTCATGTCCACGACAATGACGAGCTTGCCGCGCTGATCGACCGCATCGCCGCGCGGATCGGCGGAAAACGCGTCGTCGTGCATCTGCCTGAGGATACCCATATCCCCGAGCAGGCGGTGCTGGCCGCGCCCGCGCAGCATCATCTCGCCGCTGCCATGCAGGCCGAATGGCCGGCGCGTGCGGAGAGCGAGCCGCCGCTGCGTCCCCTGCGGCTGTTCGACAAGCCGGAGCCGGTCACAGTGCCGTTCGCGACCGTGCCTGACGGTCCGCCGCATCAATTCACCTGGCGGCGCGCAAAACATGCGGTGGTGCGGGTGGAAGGACCCGAGCGCATCGCGATGGAATGGTGGCGGCAGGACGGCAAGCAGCTGACGCGGGATTATTTCCGCATCGAGGATGCCGAGGGCCTACGCTTCTGGATTTTCCGCGACGGTCTTTACGAAGGGGAGGTGTTCGACGCCGACGGCAAGCTCGCTTCTCCCGGCTGGTACGTGCACGGTCTTTTTGCATGA